The Caballeronia sp. Lep1P3 genome window below encodes:
- a CDS encoding Sir2 family NAD-dependent protein deacetylase → MSVDSGLPAFRGSDGLWTALLPEGMSEREVGSLTQGDCFVIRPEQAWTFYGHALDACRHATPHDGYRLIRAWAADKRHGAFAYTSNVDGQFQTAGFPDDRVVECHGTIHSLQCTVPCTQSLWHTGRVSREAGDALPACIHCGALARPNFLMFSDVDWVPVRTATQQANLRKWRADIERPVVLEIGAGLAVPSIRLFAETFGAPLIRINLEDERVDRVTDVGIRGTALAVLREIDAALTAGARLVETIS, encoded by the coding sequence ATGAGCGTGGATTCGGGCCTGCCCGCATTTCGCGGCTCAGACGGTCTCTGGACCGCGCTATTGCCCGAGGGGATGAGCGAGCGGGAAGTCGGCTCGCTCACTCAGGGCGACTGTTTCGTCATCCGCCCCGAACAGGCCTGGACCTTCTACGGGCACGCACTCGACGCGTGCCGCCATGCAACGCCTCACGACGGTTATCGACTGATCCGCGCATGGGCGGCGGACAAGCGCCATGGCGCTTTCGCATACACGAGCAACGTCGACGGGCAGTTTCAGACAGCCGGCTTCCCGGACGACCGGGTGGTCGAATGCCATGGGACCATTCACTCACTGCAATGCACGGTGCCTTGCACGCAGTCGCTATGGCACACGGGCCGGGTGAGTCGCGAAGCCGGCGACGCGCTTCCCGCCTGCATCCACTGCGGCGCGCTTGCGCGTCCCAATTTCCTCATGTTCAGTGACGTCGACTGGGTGCCGGTGCGCACGGCCACTCAGCAGGCGAATCTGCGCAAATGGAGGGCCGACATCGAGCGGCCCGTGGTCCTCGAAATCGGTGCGGGCTTGGCGGTGCCGAGCATTCGTCTGTTTGCCGAGACTTTTGGTGCGCCGCTCATCCGTATCAACCTCGAAGATGAGCGCGTCGATCGCGTGACGGATGTGGGCATTCGCGGCACGGCGCTCGCCGTACTGCGCGAAATCGATGCCGCGCTGACTGCTGGCGCGCGCCTGGTCGAGACGATCAGCTGA
- a CDS encoding IS66 family transposase: MPAQITISADELNALLAMREAYATLEREHEETRSMLRLVSAERDLAEERLRAYRRELFGAKSETRDSEQFGLFNEAEALGANAAPAQEDTPETKVGAHTRKKRGHRKPLDPGLPRVIRRHELPEAERFCSNDGHALVEFGVEISEQLDVIPEQLRVIQHQRVKYACPCCDLGIKVTLAPPRIIPRGLLTESALAWIATGKFQFGMPLYRQAGLLRRFGGDISSNTIAASMVKVGLATQPVINLMRDALLESAVILADETTFQVLKEKGRKPQTKSYLWCQITGTGIPICCYTYTPGRGAKLADKLFAGVQKGAALMSDGYEAYNGIAERYKLVHLGCLVHARRYFVKAEENVPKAARTPDLLATRFIKLFGKLFAAEARSKTWNADRRHRLRQRYSARVLQVIKDLMIEQSPGVLPQSLLGRALTYLREQWSKLVRYLENGDWPASNNPCENSIRPFVVARKGFLFADTVAGAHASANLFSLVETCKANGIDPYRYLTWLFERLPLAKTADDYEALVPWRMPSPQN; encoded by the coding sequence ATGCCCGCCCAGATCACGATCTCCGCCGACGAGCTCAATGCGTTACTCGCCATGCGCGAGGCGTATGCCACCCTTGAGCGCGAGCACGAGGAAACCCGCAGCATGCTGCGCCTGGTGAGCGCGGAGCGCGACCTGGCCGAGGAACGGCTGCGTGCCTACCGGCGTGAGCTGTTTGGCGCAAAGAGCGAAACACGGGATTCGGAGCAGTTCGGGCTGTTCAACGAAGCTGAGGCACTTGGCGCGAATGCGGCGCCCGCCCAGGAAGATACGCCCGAAACGAAGGTCGGCGCGCATACACGCAAAAAGCGCGGGCACCGCAAGCCGCTCGATCCCGGTCTGCCCCGCGTGATCCGCCGCCACGAACTTCCGGAGGCCGAGCGTTTCTGTAGCAACGACGGCCATGCCCTGGTCGAGTTCGGCGTGGAAATCAGCGAACAACTCGACGTGATTCCTGAGCAGCTGCGCGTGATCCAGCATCAGCGGGTCAAGTATGCATGCCCGTGCTGTGATCTGGGCATCAAGGTCACGCTGGCGCCACCGCGTATCATCCCACGAGGACTCCTGACCGAATCTGCACTTGCCTGGATTGCGACGGGCAAATTCCAGTTTGGCATGCCGCTGTATCGTCAGGCTGGCCTGCTTCGCCGCTTCGGTGGTGATATCTCGTCAAACACGATCGCAGCCAGCATGGTCAAGGTCGGCCTCGCAACGCAGCCGGTGATCAACCTGATGCGCGACGCGCTGCTTGAGTCAGCGGTGATCCTCGCTGACGAGACGACCTTCCAGGTGCTCAAGGAGAAAGGGCGCAAGCCGCAGACGAAGAGCTACCTGTGGTGTCAGATAACGGGCACGGGAATCCCGATCTGTTGCTATACCTACACGCCGGGTCGCGGGGCGAAGCTGGCTGACAAGCTGTTCGCCGGCGTGCAGAAAGGTGCTGCGCTGATGAGCGATGGCTACGAGGCCTATAACGGTATCGCCGAGCGGTACAAGCTTGTTCACCTTGGATGTCTTGTGCACGCGCGCCGCTACTTTGTGAAGGCAGAGGAGAACGTCCCAAAGGCCGCACGCACGCCAGATCTGCTTGCGACACGCTTCATCAAACTGTTTGGCAAGTTGTTTGCCGCCGAGGCACGCAGTAAAACGTGGAATGCAGACCGGCGTCATCGCCTGCGTCAACGCTATAGCGCCCGCGTACTCCAGGTCATCAAGGATCTCATGATCGAGCAGTCTCCAGGGGTGCTGCCCCAGAGCCTGCTTGGCAGGGCACTGACCTATCTGCGTGAGCAGTGGTCGAAGCTTGTGCGCTACCTCGAGAACGGCGACTGGCCGGCATCGAACAATCCTTGTGAGAATTCCATTCGCCCGTTTGTCGTTGCGCGTAAGGGCTTCCTGTTCGCAGATACGGTTGCCGGCGCACATGCCAGCGCAAATCTCTTTAGTCTCGTTGAAACCTGCAAGGCCAATGGTATCGATCCATACCGTTACCTGACCTGGCTGTTCGAGCGCCTGCCTCTGGCAAAGACCGCCGACGACTACGAGGCGCTCGTGCCTTGGCGGATGCCGTCCCCCCAGAACTGA
- a CDS encoding transposase, with product MAEKDSELKVVRQSRDGRRQYDEKGKRALIEAALCSGVSVARLAQEHGVNANLLRKWITKYLLEREKNTAQAPPDTIAREHDLSPPAGQVIDSVSDGSPDLIKPTAQTPALSPFVPIVAVQSALPTPPVVPVMALALHVRLSNGVEFDIGDASVEELTTVVQMLGRIPCSASTKT from the coding sequence ATGGCCGAAAAAGACTCAGAGTTGAAAGTGGTGCGTCAGAGCCGCGACGGACGGCGGCAGTACGACGAGAAAGGCAAGCGCGCACTCATCGAGGCGGCGCTGTGCTCAGGCGTGTCGGTTGCCCGTCTGGCGCAGGAGCATGGGGTGAACGCCAACCTGCTGCGCAAGTGGATTACGAAATATCTGCTGGAGCGTGAAAAAAACACCGCGCAGGCACCGCCGGACACCATTGCCAGGGAGCACGATCTGTCACCGCCCGCAGGCCAGGTGATCGACAGCGTATCGGACGGAAGCCCGGATTTGATTAAGCCGACGGCGCAGACTCCAGCACTTTCGCCATTTGTGCCCATCGTTGCGGTGCAATCGGCGCTTCCAACGCCACCTGTGGTGCCGGTCATGGCGCTCGCGTTACATGTGCGCCTGTCCAATGGTGTCGAGTTTGACATCGGGGACGCTAGCGTCGAGGAACTGACCACCGTAGTCCAGATGCTCGGGAGGATACCGTGTTCCGCTTCGACGAAAACCTAA
- the tnpB gene encoding IS66 family insertion sequence element accessory protein TnpB (TnpB, as the term is used for proteins encoded by IS66 family insertion elements, is considered an accessory protein, since TnpC, encoded by a neighboring gene, is a DDE family transposase.), whose product MFRFDENLRVYLHRDPVDFRYGMNSLSILVEQAMHLNPMDSSLYIFGNRRRDRVKIIGWDGSGFWLMTKRLETSRFIWPDRKTEVVALTSATLHALLDGDDITSIRGYPREEYLRVS is encoded by the coding sequence GTGTTCCGCTTCGACGAAAACCTAAGGGTGTACCTGCACCGCGATCCCGTCGATTTCCGCTACGGCATGAACAGCCTGTCGATTCTCGTCGAGCAGGCCATGCATCTGAACCCGATGGACTCCTCTCTTTATATCTTCGGAAACCGCCGTCGTGACAGGGTCAAAATCATCGGTTGGGATGGTAGTGGTTTCTGGCTGATGACGAAGCGCCTTGAAACAAGCCGTTTTATCTGGCCCGACAGGAAGACCGAAGTTGTGGCATTGACGTCCGCGACGCTGCACGCGCTGCTCGATGGCGATGACATCACTTCGATCCGCGGATATCCACGCGAGGAATATTTGCGCGTGAGCTGA
- a CDS encoding choice-of-anchor tandem repeat GloVer-containing protein, whose product MRPKTIKAVPSIVATVIFSATLGACGGGGSSTTATSSNPGSGSAVPPAAPTSYAIGGTAVGLNGGVLKLQNNGTDTQTLTSDGGFQFSSVTSGSPYSVAVSQHPAARQCNVANGSGNATANVNNVSVSCSPGQVSTLYSFSGANGDGQYPEAGLAQDSAGNLFGTTYGGGSAGPGTVFQLKRNADGTYASPVTLYAFTGTGAGGNTLNAGLIVDRAGNLIGTSNTGGTSNVGTIFELTRNADGSYSPAVTLHSFTGIGTDGAYPDASLVQDTAGNLFGTTNQGGSANAGTVFKLARNSDGTYATPTTLYSFTGTASDGKAPEAGLVLDSAGNLFGTTSAGGAANSGTVFELVRGSTGVFGPAVVLHSFSGTASDGAIPNSPLVADAAGNLFGTTSAGGSASLGTVFMLTRNGDGTYTPATTLHSFAGGGPDGAYPDAGLVLDGAGNIFGTTNAGGSANSGTVFEIRHNSDGTYASAISLLHVFTGVGSDGNAPSAGLILDSTGNLLGTTNMGGTAGLGTVFVLN is encoded by the coding sequence ATGCGTCCAAAAACAATCAAGGCTGTCCCCAGCATCGTAGCTACCGTTATATTCTCGGCAACCCTTGGTGCCTGCGGCGGAGGTGGGTCGTCTACCACCGCTACGTCTTCCAACCCCGGAAGCGGTTCCGCGGTCCCTCCGGCAGCACCGACGTCATACGCTATTGGCGGGACCGCCGTTGGACTCAACGGGGGCGTTCTAAAGCTGCAGAACAACGGCACAGACACGCAGACACTTACTTCTGACGGGGGGTTCCAGTTCTCGTCGGTAACGTCGGGCAGCCCATATAGCGTTGCGGTTAGTCAACATCCAGCCGCGAGGCAATGCAACGTCGCAAACGGATCGGGCAATGCTACCGCCAATGTCAACAACGTGAGCGTCAGTTGCAGCCCAGGTCAGGTTAGCACCCTGTACTCGTTCAGCGGCGCGAACGGAGATGGCCAGTATCCGGAGGCGGGCCTAGCACAGGACAGTGCCGGCAACCTTTTCGGTACCACCTATGGCGGCGGGAGTGCGGGACCCGGGACGGTGTTCCAGTTGAAGCGAAACGCCGACGGAACGTATGCATCGCCCGTCACGCTGTATGCGTTTACCGGCACCGGTGCCGGCGGGAACACGTTGAACGCTGGTTTGATTGTCGATCGCGCAGGGAACCTCATCGGCACGAGCAACACCGGCGGCACCTCAAACGTCGGGACAATATTTGAGCTAACCCGGAACGCCGACGGGTCATATTCGCCGGCTGTGACGCTTCACTCCTTCACGGGCATCGGCACCGATGGTGCATACCCCGATGCTAGCCTCGTTCAGGACACTGCCGGCAATCTGTTCGGCACGACAAACCAAGGAGGAAGCGCAAACGCAGGCACAGTTTTCAAGCTTGCGCGCAACAGTGACGGGACGTACGCGACGCCGACAACACTGTATTCTTTCACCGGTACCGCCTCGGACGGGAAGGCACCAGAGGCAGGGCTGGTTCTAGACAGTGCCGGAAATTTGTTCGGCACAACAAGCGCGGGTGGTGCCGCCAACAGCGGTACCGTCTTTGAACTTGTGCGCGGCAGTACCGGGGTGTTCGGTCCAGCGGTCGTGCTTCACTCGTTCTCAGGCACGGCATCAGACGGCGCGATTCCAAATTCCCCTCTGGTCGCTGACGCTGCAGGAAATCTATTTGGCACAACCAGTGCGGGCGGCTCGGCGAGCCTCGGTACCGTATTTATGCTTACGCGGAACGGCGACGGGACATACACGCCGGCGACGACGCTTCACTCGTTCGCGGGCGGCGGGCCAGACGGGGCCTATCCGGATGCAGGCCTCGTCTTGGATGGCGCTGGAAACATTTTTGGCACTACAAACGCAGGTGGCAGCGCCAACTCTGGAACCGTATTCGAGATCAGGCACAACAGTGACGGTACTTACGCGTCGGCAATCTCACTGCTGCATGTGTTCACGGGGGTGGGGTCCGATGGCAACGCGCCAAGTGCCGGTCTGATTCTGGATAGCACGGGCAACCTGTTGGGCACAACCAACATGGGCGGAACCGCTGGCCTCGGCACGGTGTTCGTGCTGAACTAA
- the istB gene encoding IS21-like element helper ATPase IstB gives MMMQQTLTQLRTLKLDGFADGLEEQLTQPGTAALSFEERLSLLVDREASLRDDRRRTRLLKQARLKYPQAAIEDLDTRAGRGVDPRSLTSLALGDWVESGYSLLISGPTGAGKSWLACALAQYACRRGHSALYLRVPRLGEELRVLHGNGGFTKWLLQVARVDVLLLDDWGMAPLDAMVRNDLLEMIDDRSAGKATIVTSQLPIEHWHGWIGDETIADAMLDRLMQRHHRIKLTGESLRKPSPQPSGLEPELDQN, from the coding sequence ATGATGATGCAACAAACCTTGACGCAACTACGCACCCTGAAGCTGGATGGGTTCGCTGACGGATTGGAAGAGCAACTGACGCAGCCCGGAACGGCGGCTCTGAGCTTCGAGGAACGCCTGTCGTTGCTGGTCGACCGGGAAGCAAGTTTGCGCGATGATCGTCGCCGCACCCGACTGCTCAAGCAAGCGCGCCTGAAGTATCCGCAGGCCGCCATCGAAGATCTCGACACTCGCGCTGGTCGAGGCGTGGACCCGCGTTCGCTCACGAGCCTCGCTCTCGGCGACTGGGTCGAATCGGGATACAGCCTGCTCATTAGCGGCCCAACCGGCGCCGGTAAATCATGGCTTGCTTGCGCCCTCGCGCAGTATGCCTGCCGACGCGGGCACTCCGCGTTGTACCTACGTGTGCCGCGCCTCGGCGAGGAACTGCGCGTCCTCCACGGCAACGGCGGCTTCACCAAATGGCTGCTGCAGGTTGCTCGCGTTGATGTTCTTCTGCTGGACGATTGGGGAATGGCTCCGCTCGATGCGATGGTCCGAAACGATTTGCTGGAGATGATTGACGACCGATCCGCCGGCAAAGCCACGATAGTGACCAGCCAGCTACCAATCGAACACTGGCATGGCTGGATAGGCGACGAGACGATCGCCGACGCAATGCTAGATCGCCTTATGCAGCGTCATCACCGCATCAAACTGACGGGCGAATCTCTCAGAAAACCATCTCCGCAACCCAGCGGGCTCGAACCAGAACTCGACCAAAACTAG
- a CDS encoding CopG family transcriptional regulator, protein MSKEVPDRSRGSETEKITINLGPIDLGQIDLLVEEGFYSNRTDLIRTAIRNQLSIHAPAVKDTVTRRELVLGLQHFSKQDLEVACAANQRLRIQVLGLASIATDVSPELAQAAIDSIVVRGALHASPAVKAALADRIR, encoded by the coding sequence ATGTCTAAAGAAGTGCCCGATCGCTCACGAGGTAGCGAAACCGAAAAAATCACCATCAATCTCGGTCCAATCGATTTGGGTCAGATCGATCTGCTAGTCGAAGAGGGCTTTTACTCGAACCGGACGGATTTGATCCGCACGGCCATACGCAATCAGTTGTCGATTCATGCACCGGCCGTCAAAGACACAGTGACGCGCCGTGAACTCGTCCTGGGCCTTCAGCACTTTTCGAAACAGGACCTCGAGGTGGCGTGCGCGGCCAATCAGCGTCTCAGGATTCAGGTGCTGGGATTGGCGAGCATTGCCACGGACGTCTCACCCGAACTTGCGCAGGCAGCGATCGACTCGATCGTGGTCCGAGGCGCGCTCCATGCATCACCGGCGGTCAAGGCCGCATTGGCGGATCGAATCCGCTAA
- a CDS encoding YafY family protein — translation MDKTLDEAILKALPTNQRDVKWMSTPALYAQLTERGHKFRYLKKLRRRLEAMKAAKLVVSMQEDGQREIYWQRMPWLTNDLAARMDAWDAVAFSMLERFGARRLPKAVFQDIEELFRAAEMRLSQERTDNRLHRAWADKVDSVDGNFALIRPNVKEDVFAAVTTALFFERILEIQYTSPASKRPGAAKRDPLRVWPLALVESGGLIYIVVQLDPASVKPDEITGSRAAIVRFVLRVDRIEKAQELPLRDAPEVSQTFVFPKDFKLRTFIDKEQQFNFLVEQPVHLRIVFDDHAGDHLFEESRMSADQKARRLADGRLLVEGTVIPSLKLRWWLRSFGDAVEVLQPASLREEFAKSSRKLAAKYRS, via the coding sequence ATGGACAAGACCCTCGATGAAGCCATCCTTAAGGCATTGCCGACCAACCAGCGAGACGTCAAATGGATGTCGACCCCCGCGCTCTACGCTCAACTGACGGAGCGCGGACACAAGTTCCGATATCTGAAGAAGCTTCGACGCCGGCTGGAAGCAATGAAAGCAGCCAAACTCGTCGTGTCCATGCAGGAAGACGGCCAACGCGAAATTTACTGGCAGCGCATGCCATGGCTTACCAATGACCTGGCGGCACGGATGGATGCCTGGGACGCAGTCGCCTTCAGCATGCTCGAACGCTTCGGGGCACGGCGGCTGCCCAAGGCGGTCTTCCAGGACATTGAAGAACTGTTCCGGGCGGCCGAAATGCGCCTGTCGCAGGAGCGCACCGACAACCGCTTGCATCGCGCATGGGCGGACAAGGTCGACTCGGTCGACGGCAACTTTGCCCTGATTCGTCCGAACGTCAAAGAGGACGTGTTCGCCGCCGTGACCACGGCGCTCTTTTTTGAGCGCATCCTCGAGATTCAGTACACGTCACCGGCCTCGAAACGACCAGGCGCGGCAAAGCGGGACCCTCTCAGGGTCTGGCCTCTTGCGCTCGTCGAATCGGGCGGACTGATTTACATCGTGGTGCAGCTGGATCCGGCATCCGTCAAGCCTGATGAGATTACCGGCAGTCGCGCGGCCATTGTCCGCTTCGTGCTTCGCGTCGATCGCATCGAGAAGGCGCAAGAGTTGCCGCTTCGTGACGCACCCGAAGTCAGCCAGACCTTCGTCTTTCCGAAAGACTTCAAGCTGCGCACGTTTATCGACAAGGAACAACAATTCAACTTTCTGGTTGAACAGCCAGTGCATCTCAGGATTGTCTTCGATGATCACGCGGGCGACCATCTGTTCGAAGAATCGCGGATGTCTGCGGATCAAAAGGCAAGGCGTCTGGCCGACGGACGCCTGCTTGTCGAAGGGACGGTCATTCCGAGCCTGAAACTGCGCTGGTGGTTGCGCTCTTTCGGCGACGCGGTCGAGGTGCTGCAACCCGCGTCCTTACGCGAGGAGTTTGCCAAGTCCTCGCGAAAGCTGGCCGCAAAATACCGCTCATAA
- the istA gene encoding IS21 family transposase codes for MPAHRMNMRMIKDVLRLKFDGGFSHDRIAASLGISKGVVTKYVGLAGAAGLDWAIACDMDEGELERRLLGKPTGPAAYAQPDYGRIHQELRRKGVTLTLLWEEYQAEFANRKTYRYTQFCEHYKAFAKRLKRSMRQIHRAGEKLFVDFAGPTLPLTTGRRAHIFVAAMGASSYTFACATPAETMEDWLSGIARALTFYGGVPQLIVPDNPRAMIADPDRYEPRAGDTVLDFARHYGTSFLPARVYRPQDKPKVEVAVQVVERWIMARLRHRQFESVQSVDDAIRPLLKNLNERPFQKLPGCRASAFTELDAPALQPLPVQPYELARFKAVTVGIDYHIEIDKHRYSVPHALVGLKLDARITAGAVELLHRGRRVASHARNDRVGGYTTVVEHMPAAHRAHLEWTPQRLIHWGQQIGGATGALVARLLQEQRHPEHGYRACLGLLSLSRRYGRDRLEAACALALELGVHRYRHVRDILINNRDRAAATTPVEWVSPSHAHVRGPSYYQ; via the coding sequence ATGCCCGCGCACCGGATGAACATGCGCATGATCAAGGACGTTTTACGACTTAAGTTCGACGGCGGTTTCTCGCATGATCGAATCGCCGCGTCGCTGGGCATTTCCAAGGGCGTGGTCACGAAGTACGTCGGACTGGCGGGTGCCGCCGGGCTGGATTGGGCGATCGCCTGTGATATGGACGAAGGCGAACTCGAGCGACGGCTTCTTGGCAAGCCCACCGGACCCGCGGCCTATGCACAGCCCGACTACGGTCGCATACATCAAGAGCTGCGCCGCAAGGGCGTGACGCTGACGTTGTTGTGGGAGGAATATCAGGCGGAGTTCGCGAATCGGAAGACTTACCGTTACACGCAGTTCTGCGAGCACTATAAGGCGTTCGCAAAACGGCTGAAGCGCTCGATGCGGCAGATCCACCGTGCTGGTGAGAAGCTATTCGTCGACTTCGCCGGTCCCACATTGCCGTTGACCACGGGGCGTCGCGCGCACATCTTCGTGGCCGCCATGGGCGCATCGAGCTATACATTCGCGTGTGCCACGCCGGCCGAGACGATGGAGGACTGGCTGAGTGGTATCGCCCGCGCGCTAACCTTCTACGGCGGCGTTCCACAACTGATCGTGCCCGACAACCCGCGCGCGATGATCGCCGACCCTGATCGCTATGAGCCTCGCGCCGGCGACACCGTGCTGGACTTCGCGCGTCACTACGGCACCTCATTTCTGCCTGCACGCGTTTATCGCCCGCAGGATAAGCCGAAGGTTGAAGTGGCGGTTCAGGTGGTCGAACGTTGGATCATGGCGCGCCTGCGTCATCGCCAGTTCGAGTCGGTCCAGTCGGTGGACGACGCGATCCGCCCGCTACTGAAGAACTTGAACGAGCGCCCGTTTCAGAAGCTGCCTGGATGCCGCGCCAGCGCGTTCACCGAACTAGACGCGCCGGCCCTACAGCCACTGCCGGTGCAGCCGTATGAGCTCGCGCGGTTCAAGGCAGTAACGGTCGGCATCGACTACCACATCGAGATCGATAAACATCGCTACAGCGTTCCGCACGCGCTTGTGGGACTCAAGCTCGATGCGCGCATCACAGCGGGTGCTGTCGAGTTGTTGCATCGCGGTCGCCGTGTGGCCAGCCATGCTCGCAATGATCGCGTAGGAGGCTACACCACCGTCGTCGAGCACATGCCGGCGGCACACCGCGCCCATCTCGAATGGACTCCGCAGCGGCTTATCCACTGGGGTCAGCAGATTGGCGGCGCCACCGGCGCGCTCGTCGCGCGGCTTCTGCAGGAACAGCGCCATCCCGAGCACGGCTATCGGGCGTGCCTTGGTTTGCTCTCACTCTCACGTCGCTATGGTCGCGACCGTCTCGAAGCGGCGTGCGCGTTGGCGCTCGAATTGGGTGTACATCGTTACCGCCACGTGCGCGACATCCTCATCAACAACCGCGACCGCGCGGCAGCGACCACGCCTGTCGAATGGGTCAGTCCAAGTCACGCGCATGTGCGCGGCCCCAGCTACTACCAATAG
- a CDS encoding IS3 family transposase (programmed frameshift): MKAKQTYSVEFREQALAKVLQRGNRSVETVASELNMNVLTLRKWIRVSNAANRNPGPVDARRPEEWSLEERLLALQQSHGLSDEPLNAWCRERGLFAHHLDQWRAQFCSAGTAGSARANAPELRELKHANEQLQRELKRKEKALAEAAALLVLFKKVSGAVRGRGRMSSPEERATLRELIGEATTAGARQARACAVLGLSARTVQRWQGGGPEAVDGRTLCRHDAVHKLSTEERAELLAVANSVEFGHLPPSQIVPRLADQGRYIASESTFYRVLREEKQLAHRRSERPARARSKPRALCADAPNQLFSWDITYLPTTVRGQYFYLYLFMDVFSRMIVGWQVYAEESSVLASEVLRDLCAREAIQPDQVILHSDNGSPMKGATMLATLQALGVMPSLSRPGVSNDNPYSESLFKTLKYRPAFPLQAFDTLFAARTWVTGLVRWYNHQHRHSAIRFVTPAERHANLDQQILDRRATLYEAARQRNPLRWKGPTRNWKRVHTVYLNPDQTNNSEPISHPHQQEQKAP; encoded by the exons TTGAAGGCCAAACAGACGTATTCTGTTGAATTCAGGGAGCAGGCGCTGGCAAAGGTCCTGCAACGAGGCAACCGGTCCGTAGAAACGGTTGCCTCGGAACTGAATATGAACGTATTAACCTTGAGGAAGTGGATCCGGGTGTCTAACGCCGCAAACCGCAACCCGGGGCCAGTCGATGCACGGCGCCCGGAAGAATGGTCTTTGGAAGAGCGCCTGCTGGCATTGCAGCAGAGCCATGGACTGAGCGACGAGCCACTGAACGCGTGGTGTCGCGAACGGGGTCTGTTTGCCCATCATCTGGACCAGTGGCGCGCCCAGTTCTGCTCGGCCGGCACCGCGGGCAGCGCACGTGCAAACGCTCCAGAGCTGCGCGAGCTGAAACATGCTAATGAGCAATTGCAGCGCGAACTGAAACGCAAGGAAAAGGCGTTAGCGGAGGCGGCCGCGTTGCTGGTACTTT TCAAAAAAGTATCAGGCGCTGTTCGGGGACGAGGACGAATGAGCTCCCCCGAAGAGCGCGCGACATTGCGGGAGCTGATCGGTGAGGCGACGACAGCCGGGGCTCGTCAGGCCCGCGCATGTGCCGTGCTCGGGCTAAGCGCGCGCACCGTGCAGCGCTGGCAAGGCGGCGGTCCTGAAGCAGTGGATGGGCGCACGTTATGCCGTCATGATGCTGTTCACAAGTTGTCGACCGAGGAGCGCGCTGAACTGCTGGCGGTGGCCAACTCTGTCGAATTCGGTCATCTGCCGCCGAGCCAGATCGTGCCGCGCCTGGCCGACCAGGGCCGCTACATCGCCTCTGAATCGACGTTTTACCGGGTGCTGCGCGAAGAGAAGCAGCTCGCCCACCGGCGCAGTGAACGACCGGCCCGCGCCCGCAGCAAGCCACGCGCGTTATGTGCCGACGCGCCCAATCAGCTGTTTAGCTGGGACATCACCTACTTGCCGACGACGGTTCGTGGGCAGTATTTCTATCTCTATCTGTTCATGGACGTATTCAGCCGGATGATCGTCGGCTGGCAGGTCTATGCGGAGGAAAGCAGCGTGCTGGCCAGCGAAGTCCTCAGGGACCTTTGCGCACGCGAAGCGATACAGCCCGACCAGGTGATTCTGCATTCGGATAACGGTAGTCCGATGAAAGGTGCGACGATGCTCGCCACCCTGCAGGCTTTGGGTGTCATGCCGTCATTGAGTCGACCGGGCGTGAGCAACGACAATCCGTATTCGGAATCGCTGTTCAAAACACTGAAGTACCGACCGGCCTTTCCTTTGCAGGCGTTTGACACCCTGTTTGCCGCACGCACCTGGGTCACCGGGCTGGTGCGCTGGTACAACCACCAGCATCGTCACAGCGCGATCCGCTTCGTCACGCCGGCAGAGCGGCACGCCAACCTAGACCAGCAGATTCTGGATCGTCGCGCGACGCTCTATGAGGCGGCAAGGCAGCGCAATCCGCTACGATGGAAAGGCCCTACGCGAAACTGGAAGCGCGTACACACGGTCTATCTCAATCCCGATCAGACCAACAACTCTGAACCCATCTCACACCCCCATCAACAGGAGCAAAAAGCCCCCTGA